The Magnolia sinica isolate HGM2019 chromosome 9, MsV1, whole genome shotgun sequence genome contains a region encoding:
- the LOC131255422 gene encoding uncharacterized protein LOC131255422, whose protein sequence is MIPTVCCLCREWKTGSYSTLWRHSILENGMLQVEDAVSRVAEGIPSAVQELDFSSLHSQLGPLAAVERTVTYNEHRPRKPPPDLLSLLLHGQIVYIGITEEEIKDKQEKIEQVENHLMSLRLELKVDYI, encoded by the exons ATGATTCCAACGGTCTGCTGCCTCTGCAGAGAATGGAAAACAGGCTCGTACTCCACTCTCTGGAGGCACTCGATATTGGAAAATGGCATGCTGCAG GTGGAAGATGCAGTTTCTCGTGTTGCTGAGGGAATTCCAAGCGCAGTCCAGGAATTAGATTTTTCATCCCTCCATTCTCAGTTAGGTCCTTTAGCTGCA GTGGAACGCACTGTTACTTACAATGAGCACAGGCCGAGAAAACCTCCCCCGGATTTGCTATCTCTACTTTTACATGGACAGATAGTTTACATTGGCATTACT GAAGAGGAAATTAAAGATAAGCAGGAAAAAATCGAACAAGTTGAGAATCATCTAATGAGTTTGCGTTTGGA